The genome window ACCCGCTACAGGTAAATGTAAGCATTTCGCTCATGGCAGATATTGGCTTATGCGTTCGCTTTGTGCCAGAAGTTATCTGCTTTTTGCACAAAGCGAACCTGGCTTCACCCATGTCCGCTTTGTGCCAAAAGCGGACGCTTCAGGTTTAAACATGGGCAGGTAAGCGTCATTACTTATTAATCTGGTATACACACCCGTATGCGGTGCCCGTCAGGATCTAGCGCAACGAACGTCTTGCCAAAAACAGCCTGTCTGGGCTCCTGTTCTATCTGCACACCGCTGTCTGACCACTGCTGATAAAGTGTATCAACCTCCTGAGTATCTTTAACCATAAAACTCAACTCAGTTCGGTTACCTTCACCGCACGATACAAAGTCCTTCGCCGTTGTTGACCATAGTCCCAGGTTCAGGCCGTTATTGAAGGAAAAAGCCGCCCACGTCGGAAGCATCACGTCTGGTTCTGTATTGAATAGCTTCTGGTAAAATCTGCTGCTGGCAATCGGGTTATCAACATAAAGAATAATCAGGTTAGGTATCATGAGTCTTTCTCGTCAAAAAGAATGAGACTTCACTATCGCAGGGAGCATTGACAGAACATGTCAGCATCGGGACCGAAGCGTGCAGAGCGCTTACTTAATCTTCTGCAGATTTTATATCAGCATCGCTATCCGGTAAGCGGACACTGGCTTGCACAAGAACTTTCCGTCAGCCTTCGCACGCTTTACCGTGATATTTGCGCTCTGCGTGTTCAGGGGGCAGACATTCAGGGAGAAGCCGGCACGGGATTTATCCTCTCACGGAGCCATCATTTGCCGCCTGTGATGTTTACCCCTGAGCAGCTCGACGCACTGGCACTCGGCTT of Pantoea alhagi contains these proteins:
- a CDS encoding VOC family protein, whose product is MIPNLIILYVDNPIASSRFYQKLFNTEPDVMLPTWAAFSFNNGLNLGLWSTTAKDFVSCGEGNRTELSFMVKDTQEVDTLYQQWSDSGVQIEQEPRQAVFGKTFVALDPDGHRIRVCIPD